One window of Macrococcus sp. 19Msa1099 genomic DNA carries:
- a CDS encoding YvcK family protein: MKRLKVCLIGGGTGLSVMARGLKEYPVDITAIVTVADDGGSTGKIRDVMDIPAPGDIRNVLAALSDVEPMLEKLFQYRFNSDTLGGHPVGNLMIAAMTDVTDDFGHAVKELSKILNVKGTVIPSTNTSPILNAVMEDGEIVVGESLIPLKFKRIDSVFLTPGYIKPMQEAIDAVLEADLIVLGPGSLYTSIIPNLVIRELGDAVIESKAKKLYVSNIMTQPGETTDYSVSDHIEAIHKHVASPFIQFVIANEIVLQNKINENYEKRNSKFVTCDSENIKRLGVTLITDDNLVEINEEGAVRHNNEVLAEMIYELALSEISTIEFTQKEGE; encoded by the coding sequence ATGAAAAGGCTTAAAGTCTGTCTTATCGGTGGAGGTACAGGTCTTTCAGTTATGGCGAGAGGACTTAAAGAATATCCTGTTGATATCACCGCCATTGTAACTGTTGCAGATGATGGAGGAAGTACAGGTAAGATAAGAGATGTCATGGACATCCCTGCACCTGGAGATATTAGGAATGTACTTGCAGCCTTAAGTGACGTAGAACCCATGCTTGAGAAATTATTTCAGTATCGCTTTAATTCGGATACACTCGGAGGGCATCCTGTAGGCAACTTAATGATTGCAGCAATGACAGACGTCACGGATGATTTCGGTCATGCTGTCAAAGAACTAAGTAAAATATTGAACGTTAAAGGGACGGTGATTCCTTCGACAAATACAAGTCCGATATTGAATGCCGTAATGGAAGACGGTGAAATTGTTGTCGGGGAATCTCTTATTCCTTTAAAGTTCAAAAGAATAGATAGTGTCTTCTTGACACCTGGATATATCAAACCGATGCAAGAAGCTATAGATGCAGTTCTGGAGGCGGATCTCATTGTATTGGGACCAGGCAGTCTTTATACAAGTATCATTCCAAACTTAGTCATCCGTGAACTAGGGGACGCTGTTATTGAAAGTAAAGCGAAGAAGCTCTACGTTTCTAATATTATGACACAACCAGGTGAAACGACAGATTACTCGGTATCAGACCATATAGAAGCGATTCATAAACATGTTGCCTCCCCATTTATTCAGTTTGTCATTGCCAATGAAATTGTACTTCAAAATAAGATTAACGAGAATTATGAAAAGCGTAATTCAAAATTTGTAACGTGTGACTCTGAGAATATTAAACGTTTGGGAGTCACGCTTATCACAGATGATAATCTCGTTGAAATCAACGAGGAAGGTGCGGTACGTCATAATAATGAAGTGCTCGCTGAAATGATTTATGAATTAGCATTAAGTGAAATCAGTACAATTGAATTCACTCAGAAAGAGGGAGAATAA